Within the Eleginops maclovinus isolate JMC-PN-2008 ecotype Puerto Natales chromosome 5, JC_Emac_rtc_rv5, whole genome shotgun sequence genome, the region gcagcacatgGAGGCACTTAAGGTACTTTAAAACTCTTGCATCAGAAACCCATTTTCTTCTCAGTCTCTTGACCAGTTTAACCACCAGGACAGCACGCACTTCCTACTTACTCTTCCTTTGGATATCAATATGAATGTCCATCATCTATTTAGCTACATCGCAAATGAATGTCCATAATATGCTTGGAAATCATATAAAAGATGACACTCGGCTATAGAGTGGCGTAGGAATCAGTGCTTAAACCAGGGAAATGAATGCCACTTCTGCCTTCCTTTTTATCACCCAAGCTTTGAAGTTGCGTGAAGTGTCttaatgagactactaaacgccatcacgccgaacattagccgtctgtagcttagcggtggtgacgtgaagacGTGACCTTGATGTAGTTtgtaatgttagctttttacttctgccaaGTGCGTTACCGCCTCCTGGTGTTAATACGTGGaaatgatcctgctgaacaacacgtgtaagtatcataaacgtgtgtttgcaattactttattttctgctatttgcaaaatccaatggaaaaataacctttttttttagggaGCCCTTAtgatgctaacttcagggttAGCCTGCAGAAATACATCATCTCTGCACCCCTCTAGAAATATAAATAGATTCACTCAATgtaacacagtttttttttctgggcaCCAATGGGTACAATGTGAACCAGAACTGCTAATGGATAACATGAAGACACatattgtctttgttgtttgtaaCAGGAGACCTGGAGGCCTTTAAGAAGCAGTGCTTTGTTCTGAAGGAGGGCGTGGAATACAGGATAAAGATCAGCTTTAAGGTGAGAGCCGCGGTAGATATGCAGGAGATATGCTCAGAGGGTATCTTCCCCTGGGAACTACTGCCATTCTGAAAATGGAACCGTCCTAATACATCAGAGTTGATTACATTTCCCCTGCtaatatttgaacatttctgatATTTAGTCCGTTGAAGCTGAAGTTATTAGGAGTCTTTGTCAGTGAAGACAAAATAATCGGGTCAAACCGTTTTACTactttcatcaatcataaaTACTGTGTTCGACATTTGATTGGCTCAAGGCCTCGTGATATCCTCCAGGCGTCTGAACATTTAACATCGCTGATCACtctcatttcattttgagtGGTTTAATCAACCATGATGTTCCAGATTATGTTCATCCTTCAGAGAGTAAACACTTCCAGAACATATTGGTAAACCAGCAGTCTGAGACATTGTTTACACCTTAAAAGGGAGGTAAATAATATTTGGTTGGATTTATGGTTTTTGTGTGACTGGAACAGCAGTTAAAACAGACCAGTCACATTCTACAGGGAACACCACAGTAAAGGGGGAGAATCAAACACAACGGGAAGGTTGGAAGCAAACAAATGCACACTTTGAAGTCAGTAATGTGACAATACCTCTTAATGTTAAAGCTGAGAGGAAACATGAGACAGGGCAAAGAGACAATAGGATTTTAGGACCAGGAAAAAAAGTTACATCCAAAACATCCTTGGAAATATTCAGTCAGGGGATCAAATACAGCACTTATTGTTcttaattaaatgcaaatcaatgtatatcttctttttaatctacatttctggattgtttttatattctgtctctcactgttaaaataaacctaccatgaaaattcatttctttataagtgggtaaactaacttAATTGGCAGGGGACCAAATACCTATTTAGTCCCCTgtatacagctgcggaaaaaatgaagagagcacttcagcatcatcattttgttttgttttaatattcataggtttgtctttgagttcaattatgatatttttttattgtattctctaaactactgataacatttctctgtgttggaattcaacacacactggaagggctgccatacatgtagagataaagatttaagaaacttTTGGAGTgggctcttcattttttccggggctgtagcTCCCTTCAAGAGAGAGGTGGGTGCGTGTGTAGAGCGAGTGAGAGAGAAGTGGAATATAAACAACGTCGGAATGcctttaaagttacggcagacagtaatcctttaaaatgatgccctgacttcagatttggtccgtcagatttaaaaacaatgacgCTAACGTGACTTCTCCAGGTCAccaagcaaaacataaacatcgaCGACTGCCATCGGTGCATGTCACCttatttaccgatgtgccgatggtgaTGTCTCACCGTTGTATCGGTAGCTCCCTCTATCTATACACTGTGTATCAATGCTTAGAGGACGAGGAGAAAAAGAGTGATACATCTAGGAGTTATTTTGTATCTAATATTAGTAAATGTTAGAGGATTCCCTGCGTTTCcacactttgacttttttatttctgtgtttcaagCATACCTTGCCTccagtattttttatataaccCTTGATATGACCCTGTTTgtaacaatgtgtgtgtctcctcaggTGAAGAAGGAGATAGTTTCGGGTCTGAAGTACGTGCAGCAGACGTACAGGAAAGGAATTAAGAGTAAGTGACGAACTTCTGATGACCATGTCTGTTGTTCTCATGTCAATCCCATGATTCCCAGCCCAATATGCCTCCTGCGCTGAAAAatctgaaacgttgactttaatgaaatgtattatgtcagcagatgtcacataactgtattagattTAGTCAGTTgataatattaagttcaaccaattttttattcaaacttaatattattattagtatattCGTAAAAGTAATGAAAGCCAAGGGGGTTCAAAACATAAGTCCTACAGGATTACTATAAAGATTTTGGCCAGTAAGCTGGCTTGTAATTGATTTGTATTGGTTCTTATTTGTATCTGGTTTTTATTCTTATATTGCGAAGcactttttgttactttttgtgTATGAAAAGTTCTGTATCAATACAGTTTAGGTGATGGATGGATAAAAGTGTCAtcataataaagtaataataatattaaagctttatttgtatgaAACGTTTCATCTCAAGGTGCAGACGTTAAAACCTTttgcagcataaaaacaccattTAACAGTTTAAGGGACAGAGGATAAAAGGTatgatttaaatacaatacaataaataatgatccctcagtaaaataaaggaagacaaaatgaatacataaatacaaataaaaacctataaaagaaaaccaaacaagctaatgataaaataaaacaaaatgaataataaaggtTATAAAAAATAGGATGTCactaacatcattttaaaataaaacaatataaaatgaaagatTAAAAGACCATTTAGAAGGAGGGTGTCACTAATAAAAAGCTTATCTTGAGCTGTCGTTCAAAAAGGTCCACTGAGTCGGCCTCTGTGAATGGCTCTCGGTTCAGTTCCACACAGGTCCACTTATGTCCTGACACTAacatcctctctctgtgtttccagtTGATAAGTCCGACTACATGGTGGGCAGCTACGGCCCCAGCATCAACGAATACGAATACCTTACCTCGGTGGAGGAGGCCCCTAAAGGCCTGCTGGCCCGCGGCAACTACGTCATCAAATCCAAGTTCACCGACGACGACCAGCACGACCACCTGTCCTGGGAGTGGAACCTGAACGTTAAGAAAGACTGGAAAGACTAAAAGaggcctttgtgttttttctggggggggggcgagggaataataataataataataaaaaaacctgTACATTTCTCAGCCCCCCCCCACTCATCCCATGTCCTTCATCCACCATTTCTGCCTTCCTCTGTGCATTTCATGCCTTAGTTACTGCCATCGCTGTCTTaaacccaccaccaccacctatGTCAGCATCTGTAGCAGCATTCGTAGCAACCCCCCCCACCATCACATCCCTCCGTCCATCCTCCCTATCTGCACTTGCCCACCTGCCACCCTCAAtcactcaccccccccccactgagCTGTGCCATGTAGCACCTTAAACCCCTCCCTGTTTTTCGTTTGTCCCCGGATCTTTGCTGCTTGAAGAGAttaacccccccacccacccctgcAGAATGGTGTCTTCCTCTCTCAGTGCGTAGTACGAAGCAACTGTACAATCAGCTTTAGTTTGTTTGCCTTCTTTTCTATATAATCGTATCGATGGTTGTCCTGTGACTGTATCCATAACATCACTGTTAATCAGCTGTTATATCCATAGCGGGGCCCCACCACATCCACCTGCTCCCCCTTCCACCTCCTATACCTTTCCTTTGCTTGCTGTCTTTTGATGTGATTACCAATACCTGCCTTGTAAGAAGAGTTAATTCAGAGCTCTCCCTTCTTCCCATGATGTATTCACCCACTCCCCCTCAAATGGGGACTGGGGCCAAAGTGACCAAGGGAGTAAAAATATTAGGGTAAGAAAAGCTGCCTTATGTCTAAATCTAATTTAGCATGCCTTGTCAGTACACGCAGCGCTCACTGTTAGGTAATCTGTACTTTAAGGGCTTACCAAGCTACCAACCAGTTAGCATCTGTAGCCCCAGTTACCCAGATACAGGCTCTGCCAAATAAACTCACCTTGTGATTGGAGGAGACTGAATGTTGAGAATTGGACCCAGTGAACTATTGAACTTCTCCTTCCTTTTAAGCCATGAGGCCTTAGCACTAACTAGGATCATGTGGcgacaaacaaacatttctaatTCAGCCTTTTTTAAGATTTCTCATTTCTCTTTGCCTTAATGTACATCATTCCTTAtacaaagcccccccccccttccgtTACTTCAGTCAGCCGACCCCAGGTGGAGGAGTAAAAGCAGAGAAAGCGCAGGAGTAGGTGTCAGATGCTGGTAGTGAAGAGGAAACCAGTGAAAGGAAGGGTCAGGTGACACGAGCAGAGAACACGCACTCCATATTTAATGAGGGGTTTGGAACTGACCGGAAACATTTGTTGAAATCGACTCTTACTGTACCAGAACATATGGATGTATAACTTTTTATTTCGTTTTTTCTGATAATGTGTTCCTGCTCCATACATTCCTTCACATTGTACAGTTTCTATGAAAATGCTGGCATGCTGGTGGGGTTGTATATTCTATCATCATGTGTTATTGCTCTTCTTGGCCAATAAAGATTTTGCTCAACTCGGCCTCCATCACGGGTGTTGTGTGGATAAGTAGCACTGCTTCTACCTGGGAGTTCTATTTTACTGTGTCTTAAAAGGGACATTAAGTTgagtttcagtgtttactgaaaTGTGTCACTTATAGACAGGCCCCCCTAACAGGCCTATAGTGCAAATGTCAATCCACTTATGCTAGACAGAATTATTTTCAAGATAATGTTTTATAAGTAGATCATTATAACAAAGCTGTGTGCCCGGTGGGACTTTAGAACAGACATTTACAGAGTCAGATTATCCGCTTTTAAAAGAGCATTTTGGcgggaaaaacaaagagaaacaacgAAGCCTTAATGTATGCCCATAATGTCTTTTATACTTAACAGTGTACGTTTGCCAAAgcaaaatagaaatatgacTTAGAAATGTATATCGAAAGGCACAGCAtcaaaatacaatttgacatgcaagttttttctttaaaatttgagtaaacattcGAACGTTGACCCATCCGGCCTGTCTGTTGAATCTTAACAGCCGTC harbors:
- the LOC134864363 gene encoding rho GDP-dissociation inhibitor 1-like isoform X2 encodes the protein MAEDDVTVEQLAAIAAENEEPDAVNYKPPAQKSLKEIQEMDKDDESLRKYKETLLGSGPSDAGDLEAFKKQCFVLKEGVEYRIKISFKVKKEIVSGLKYVQQTYRKGIKIDKSDYMVGSYGPSINEYEYLTSVEEAPKGLLARGNYVIKSKFTDDDQHDHLSWEWNLNVKKDWKD
- the LOC134864363 gene encoding rho GDP-dissociation inhibitor 1-like isoform X1; amino-acid sequence: MAEDDVTVEQLAAIAAENEEPDAVNYKPPAQKSLKEIQEMDKDDESLRKYKETLLGSGPSDADPTTPNVQVTQMCLMCETAPNPLILDLQGDLEAFKKQCFVLKEGVEYRIKISFKVKKEIVSGLKYVQQTYRKGIKIDKSDYMVGSYGPSINEYEYLTSVEEAPKGLLARGNYVIKSKFTDDDQHDHLSWEWNLNVKKDWKD